Genomic segment of Synechococcus sp. A15-28:
CCAGATTTAATACCTCTGCTTGATCTCGAGTGGGGATGATGAGTTCCACAGATGGTGGCTTTTCTGGTATGTGCCACTCGCAGGTGAATCGGTTCCTTGCCTTGATGCGGGCTGTTGCCTTAATGCCGCCACGTCGATGCTGCTCGTCCAGGTAGTGCTGAACTGCTCTGTGTCCGCTTTCAGTTGTGTAATCCTTGCTGTTTGGGTTGCTGGCGGTTGATCCAGAATGTGCTCGCCAGTGGTACAAGACTCTGGGGATGTGAATAATTTGGTCCGGGGAAGATTCCAGGACAGTCCTGAGCGCAAGATCGTGATCTTGGCTTCCCTCGAAGCCAACCCGGAAGCCACCAATTTGTTTGAGGATCTCTCTTCTGTAAACACCCAAGTGTGAAATAAAGTTATAAGACAAGAGTAGATCTATGTTGAAGGCTGGCTTGAAGTGTGGGCATGAACGTATTCCATCATCGTTGACTTTGTCTTCATCGCTATAGATTAAATTTGCTTGCGGCTTTTTTTGCAACTCACGTGCCACCCAGTAAAGAGCATTGTCTGCAAGGATATCGTCGTGATCGAGTAATGCTACGTATTCTCCTGTCGCCAGACTAAGTGCGTCATTGCTGGCTTCACATATGTGGCCATTCTTTTCGCGAAAGATAAGTTTAATTCTAGGGTCTATCGCTTGATAGCTCTTGAGGGTTGTCTTGACGCTCACTGTGCTGGAGCAGTCATCGCAGATGCAGAGTTCCCAGTTGGGATAGCTTTGACGGCATACGCTTTCGATGCATTTGCGAAGGTGGTTGCTGTTGGTGTTGTAGGTAGGAATAATAATGCTGATAAGTGGGGCGTCTTTATTTAGGTCAAGCCATTCCCTAATTTGCTCTTCCGTGTGGTCGAGCTCTGGTTCGATTTCTTTTAAGTAGCGATTGTATTGGTCATCTGCTCCTTGCTGGGTTTGATTGTTGATAGGTTTTTTGGGCCAAGACTGATGCCTGATCTGGGATGATCGATAGATCTGTTCTGTTCGCCATGCAATTTCTTTTTTTGTCGAGTAGGCCTCCCCCTCGATGACATTGTCGTTTGCCTTGGGCTTCCTTGATGTCCATTGTCTTAAAATATCTACAAACGTATCTTCGGTTGTAGGCAATAGTGAAATAGTCGCATTGATTGCTCCGGGAGTATTGACTGGTTTGATCTTGACTCTGCTCCTTTGCAGGACGACGATTGGAAGTACAAGGCACGGTTCTGATCTTGTGCCTTGGATCGGCACTGTGAATGTTCTTGCCAGCAATTTGTTGGGACCAACCGGCTCTATGGAAACGGAGCAAAGTGTTGGCTGCTCTTCGGAATTAATTGATAGTCGAAGTAAGTAGTACCCTTTCGCGATGCCTTTGCGTGTTTCGAAGTAACAATTTGCATGTTCGGCGTAGTATTTCCCGTCGCCAAGTAGTCGTATGTTGTTTCTAACCCAATCCTGCCGATGGCATCTGTCTTTTCTGGTTTCTTGTGTTTGTTCCACTACGTTTTCTTTTCGGCATAGTGTGTGATGTACCACTGCACTGTTTTCGCGATGGCTTCATTGAAATCATGCCGTGGTTTCCACCCCAGCTCGGTTTCAATTCTTGCTGGATCAATGGCGTATCGCCTGTCATGTCCAGGCCGATCAGTCACCAGTTGAATTAATTGCTTATGCGGATTGCGCGTCGGAAGTAGCTGATCCAACTGGCTACAGATGCATTCCACGACCTCGCGATTGGTTCGTTCTCCATAGCCGCCGACGCAGTAACTGCGGCCTGATGCTCCCTTGCAAGCGGCCAGGAGCAGGGCATCGACGTGGTCTTCCACGTACAACCAGTCTCTGACGTTCAATCCATCGCCATACAAGGGGATTGGCTCTCCTGCAGCAGCCTTCAACGTCACGACGGGAATCAACTTTTCGGGGAATTGCCAAGGTCCGTAGTTGTTGGAGCAATTCGTCAGCACCACTGGCAATCCGTACGTGTGGTGCCAGGCGCTCACCAGATGGTCACTGGCCGCCTTGCTGCTCGAATATGGACTTCGCGGGTCGTAGGGGGTGGTTTCGCAGAAACGACCTTCCTCGCCCAGGGAGCCAAAGACTTCATCGGTGCTGATGTGATGCAGTCGGAAGTTCTCTTGGCGCTCTCCGCTCAAGCCCTCGACATGCTCCCGTACCGCTTGCAGCAGGTTGTACGTCCCCGTCACGTTGCTCTCGATGAACACACCAGGGCCCGCAATCGAGCGGTCCACATGACTTTCCGCCGCAAGGTGCATCACCAGATCGGGATCCGCTGCCTGCACCGCGTCTCGGACCGCCTTGGCGTCAGCAAGGTCCACCTGTTGCAGCACATGTCGTTGGGCAGCTCCATCACCAAGCTCAGTCAGCACCTCCTCGATCGAGGTGAGATCGCTGGCGTAGCCCATCTTGTCGAGATTGAACACCATGGCGTCGCTCTCGCGCAGCAGGCGCCGCACCACGGCTCCGCCAATAAATCCAGCCCCTCCTGTCACGAGCACCCGCCGGCGGGATCCCAGCAGCTCAGCAGCCGTCGGCATGGTGTTGGTCATCGCAATCACGAGCTGGTGGGGATGGCCCGCAGCACATCTCTGAGAGCTGCCCGCCAGGACTGCGCCTCAAGATTCAGCGCCGCGCGGCTTCCCTGGCAATCCAGCAGGGAATAAGCGGGACGGGTGGCTGGGGTTGGGTAGTCGGCGGTGCTGATCGGATTCACCGTGGCGGCTTTCTCCAGCAGACCAAGGTCCATTGCCAACTCACCCACTGCTACGGAGACGTCATACCAGCTGGCGGCGCCGCCATCACACCAATGCATGACAGGGGGGAGTACTACTTCTTTACAGCTGGTGGTGATCACCGTCCAGCAAGCCGTCGCCAGGTTCAACGTGCTGCTCGGGCAGCCCACCTGATCGGCCACCACCCCTAACTGCTCTCTCTCCCGATGCAGCCGCAACATGGTGAGGGCAAAGTTTTTGCCCACTGGACCCATCACCCAGCTGGTGCGCAGCACCACACCTTGGTCACTTGCCCCAAGCAGCTCTTCCACCGCCTCCTCTCCGCTGGCCTTGCTGGCGCCATAGACCCCTAGAGGATCGCGCTTCTGATCGACCCGATAAGGGGACCCCTGCTGACCGTTGAAGACAAAGTCGGTGCTCAGCTGCAGCATCCGGCCGCCGTACTCCTCGATGGCGTCTGCAAAGGCGCGGGGTGCGGCTCCATTCACGGCATGGGCCAGCTCTGGCTCCGCTTCCGCTTTGTCCACCGCGGTGTACGCACCGGCATTCAGAACCCAGTCGGGGCGGTGCTCCTCCACCGCCTTGCTGCAGGCCATGGCATCGGCCAGATCGAGGGCCAACAATCCATCCCCTCCACTGCGGCTGCTGGGCAGCAGCTCAATCCCATCCGGGGTCGCTTCGATCAACGCCTGGCCCAGCTGGCCGGCAGCACCGGTGAGCAACACCTTCATCAGAATATATCTCCAGTTGCCGTGGCTTGATCCAGGCTGGCGGCGTCTCCATCCTTGCCCGACAGGTTCACCTCAGTTCCTGCCAGCTGATCCAAGGGCCAGGCGATGCCGATGGTGGCGTCGTTCCAGCGGATGGCCCGCTCGCAATCCTTGTTCCAGAAGCCGCGCGCCTTGTACTGCACTTCAGCCACAGCGCTGAGGGTCAGAAAGCCGTGGGCAAAGCCCTCCGGCACCCAGAGCTGCTGCTTGTTCTCTGCACTCAAATGGGCACCCACCCACTGCCCGAATGTGGTGGAACCCCGGCGGATGTCCACCGCCACATCAAAGATCTCTCCGATGCTGGCCCGCACCAACTTGGCCTGCGGTTCCGGCGAGAGTTGGTAATGCAGACCGCGCAGCACCCCTTGTGCGGAGCGGGAGTGGTTGTCCTGGGAGAACACCACCGCTTCATCCACGGCCTCATCAAATTTGCGTTGGTTCCAGCTTTCAAAAAACCAGCCCCGCTCATCGCCAAAGGCCTTGGGGCTGATCA
This window contains:
- the rfbC gene encoding dTDP-4-dehydrorhamnose 3,5-epimerase, encoding MQVEQLQSPQGATIEGPLLISPKAFGDERGWFFESWNQRKFDEAVDEAVVFSQDNHSRSAQGVLRGLHYQLSPEPQAKLVRASIGEIFDVAVDIRRGSTTFGQWVGAHLSAENKQQLWVPEGFAHGFLTLSAVAEVQYKARGFWNKDCERAIRWNDATIGIAWPLDQLAGTEVNLSGKDGDAASLDQATATGDIF
- the rfbD gene encoding dTDP-4-dehydrorhamnose reductase, translated to MKVLLTGAAGQLGQALIEATPDGIELLPSSRSGGDGLLALDLADAMACSKAVEEHRPDWVLNAGAYTAVDKAEAEPELAHAVNGAAPRAFADAIEEYGGRMLQLSTDFVFNGQQGSPYRVDQKRDPLGVYGASKASGEEAVEELLGASDQGVVLRTSWVMGPVGKNFALTMLRLHREREQLGVVADQVGCPSSTLNLATACWTVITTSCKEVVLPPVMHWCDGGAASWYDVSVAVGELAMDLGLLEKAATVNPISTADYPTPATRPAYSLLDCQGSRAALNLEAQSWRAALRDVLRAIPTSS
- a CDS encoding glycosyltransferase, yielding MEQTQETRKDRCHRQDWVRNNIRLLGDGKYYAEHANCYFETRKGIAKGYYLLRLSINSEEQPTLCSVSIEPVGPNKLLARTFTVPIQGTRSEPCLVLPIVVLQRSRVKIKPVNTPGAINATISLLPTTEDTFVDILRQWTSRKPKANDNVIEGEAYSTKKEIAWRTEQIYRSSQIRHQSWPKKPINNQTQQGADDQYNRYLKEIEPELDHTEEQIREWLDLNKDAPLISIIIPTYNTNSNHLRKCIESVCRQSYPNWELCICDDCSSTVSVKTTLKSYQAIDPRIKLIFREKNGHICEASNDALSLATGEYVALLDHDDILADNALYWVARELQKKPQANLIYSDEDKVNDDGIRSCPHFKPAFNIDLLLSYNFISHLGVYRREILKQIGGFRVGFEGSQDHDLALRTVLESSPDQIIHIPRVLYHWRAHSGSTASNPNSKDYTTESGHRAVQHYLDEQHRRGGIKATARIKARNRFTCEWHIPEKPPSVELIIPTRDQAEVLNLAVDSIITKTTYTNYTITIVDNQSAEVETKNLFKKLKRKHGEKINIIKYNKKFNFSAINNYAVSKSRADIIALVNNDVEVITGEWLQELVSHTSRPDVGCVGAKLYYSNGTIQHGGVIIGIGQVAGHAHKYFPEDSPGYVDRLQYVQQMTAVTAACLAIRREIFNNVGGLNEQDLTIAFNDVDFCMRVHARGYRNIFTPYAELFHHESISRGAEDSPEKQERFRKEINFMLNQYDIQNIKELPSDLFYNPNLTKIRENFSVSTSPESIKKGIEIRSSFRKMKDYYQRY
- the rfbB gene encoding dTDP-glucose 4,6-dehydratase, with product MTNTMPTAAELLGSRRRVLVTGGAGFIGGAVVRRLLRESDAMVFNLDKMGYASDLTSIEEVLTELGDGAAQRHVLQQVDLADAKAVRDAVQAADPDLVMHLAAESHVDRSIAGPGVFIESNVTGTYNLLQAVREHVEGLSGERQENFRLHHISTDEVFGSLGEEGRFCETTPYDPRSPYSSSKAASDHLVSAWHHTYGLPVVLTNCSNNYGPWQFPEKLIPVVTLKAAAGEPIPLYGDGLNVRDWLYVEDHVDALLLAACKGASGRSYCVGGYGERTNREVVECICSQLDQLLPTRNPHKQLIQLVTDRPGHDRRYAIDPARIETELGWKPRHDFNEAIAKTVQWYITHYAEKKT